Proteins encoded in a region of the Mangrovibacillus cuniculi genome:
- a CDS encoding ORF6C domain-containing protein, protein MEFKEQYIELFEQMEDELKRPRVLSEREQLMASMKLSLETAEEIGAVKNEVKEIRGMVENQITLDHGEQRRLQKAVAQRIYLQTRDPVLRNRFFRELYRELKDRFGTASYKDIKRKDMLAAIRYIEGWIPRKVS, encoded by the coding sequence ATGGAATTCAAAGAACAATACATTGAGTTATTTGAACAAATGGAAGACGAACTAAAACGACCAAGAGTACTGAGTGAAAGAGAACAACTAATGGCATCTATGAAACTCTCTTTAGAAACTGCCGAAGAAATTGGAGCTGTAAAAAACGAAGTGAAAGAGATTCGTGGAATGGTAGAAAATCAGATTACTTTAGATCATGGAGAGCAACGAAGACTGCAAAAGGCTGTAGCACAGAGAATATACTTACAAACTAGAGATCCAGTGCTTAGAAACAGGTTCTTTAGAGAGTTGTACAGGGAATTAAAAGATCGTTTTGGGACTGCGAGCTATAAGGACATTAAGAGAAAAGACATGTTAGCTGCTATTAGATATATCGAAGGTTGGATACCGAGAAAGGTGTCATGA
- a CDS encoding YqaI family protein, with the protein MDHPVVKNLESIGHASLEDFKNESVGNDYFGNEIMFGDEIVLDPMTGGTVLRESLSEYLEEQYGFAFREAK; encoded by the coding sequence TTGGACCATCCGGTTGTAAAGAATCTAGAATCCATCGGACATGCTAGTTTAGAAGATTTTAAGAACGAAAGTGTCGGTAATGATTATTTCGGTAATGAAATCATGTTTGGTGACGAGATAGTGTTAGACCCAATGACTGGGGGAACGGTTTTACGAGAGAGTTTAAGTGAGTATTTAGAAGAGCAATATGGATTTGCTTTTCGAGAAGCAAAATAA
- a CDS encoding AbrB/MazE/SpoVT family DNA-binding domain-containing protein — MKATGVVRKIDQLGRVVLPMELRRTRGIEEGNPIEIFVDGESIILRKYAPVTTEKSKVISSMRALVKSEKDPNVKETLEQALVFLGKE; from the coding sequence ATGAAAGCTACAGGTGTAGTAAGAAAGATTGATCAGCTTGGAAGAGTAGTCCTTCCAATGGAGCTACGTAGAACAAGAGGAATTGAAGAAGGCAATCCTATAGAGATTTTTGTCGATGGGGAGAGTATCATCTTGCGAAAATATGCTCCTGTTACTACAGAGAAATCTAAAGTGATTTCAAGTATGAGAGCGTTAGTTAAAAGTGAAAAAGATCCAAATGTAAAAGAAACTCTAGAACAAGCTCTTGTGTTTTTAGGTAAGGAATAA